In the Mycolicibacter sp. MU0102 genome, one interval contains:
- a CDS encoding DUF2334 domain-containing protein, giving the protein MTGQLIVSVSGIGAHTQADAEDFCAQLDARGVGVSLLVAPRLGADYRLDRDPGTVEWLTQRRADGAAIVLHGFDEAATKKRRGEFATLPAHEANLRLLGADRVMEHLGLRTRLFAAPGWTVSPGTVMALPRNGFRLLAGLHGVTDLVLDHTSRARVIGVGAGFLSAPWWCRMVVATSERIARRDGVVRLSVGARQLSKPGVTEAMLEAVDTALGHGCRPERYRWPLPPVDVTSELSA; this is encoded by the coding sequence GTGACCGGACAACTGATCGTCTCCGTCTCCGGGATCGGGGCGCACACCCAGGCCGATGCCGAGGACTTCTGCGCGCAACTGGATGCCCGCGGCGTCGGTGTATCGCTGCTGGTGGCGCCGCGGCTGGGTGCCGACTACCGGCTCGACCGCGACCCGGGCACCGTCGAGTGGCTGACGCAGCGGCGCGCCGACGGCGCGGCGATCGTGCTGCACGGCTTCGACGAGGCCGCCACCAAGAAGCGTCGCGGCGAGTTCGCCACGCTGCCCGCCCACGAGGCCAATCTGCGACTGCTCGGCGCCGACCGGGTGATGGAACATCTGGGACTGCGCACCCGGTTGTTCGCCGCGCCCGGCTGGACCGTGTCGCCGGGCACCGTCATGGCATTGCCGCGCAACGGCTTCCGGCTTCTGGCCGGTTTGCACGGCGTCACCGACCTGGTGCTGGACCACACCTCGCGGGCCAGGGTGATCGGCGTGGGGGCCGGCTTTCTCAGCGCGCCCTGGTGGTGCCGGATGGTGGTGGCCACCAGCGAACGCATCGCCCGTCGCGACGGCGTGGTGCGACTGTCGGTAGGTGCGCGGCAACTGAGCAAGCCGGGCGTGACCGAGGCCATGCTGGAGGCGGTGGATACCGCGTTGGGCCACGGTTGCCGCCCGGAGCGTTACCGCTGGCCGCTCCCGCCGGTCGATGTGACGTCGGAGCTGAGCGCCTGA
- a CDS encoding DUF2254 domain-containing protein, translated as MHTRSERFPSVRAAALAYRFRESLFALPLVIVFGGMALAVITRVADRNIGPSPRFLLKMDSGVATTLLSTIAGATITTAGVIFSLTIVSLQLASSQLSPRVMRWFIRDRLSQVVIGLLVASFVYCVLSLPDLDGSSPVPAPPLTVTVAVVLTIATVITIIAHVDHLAHRLEVGQVVREIAAEGSMVIDAVAAAAAHERPAHEADMDVPPDALRLTSPGNGWVSQVNPQRLLAAIPAGTTIRLDTRVGAYIHLGQPLVTIWPVPANPDRVRDKLSRAVVVSDSRTMQEDVDFAFRQLVDIGLRALSSAINDPTTAVEATLRVGSLLRRVLTVPPRPRAVAGPDGRILLRPWDLDPKEYIGHGFDQLRQVAPSQPMVAAAILRVLRMLVAHVKEYGRPEHLPALREQTDLLLESLEMAPDLHPRDLARLKAIAADTTDPADHSRRRATP; from the coding sequence ATGCATACCCGGTCGGAACGCTTCCCCAGCGTGCGGGCGGCGGCGCTGGCCTACCGGTTCCGGGAGAGCCTGTTCGCGCTGCCGTTGGTGATCGTGTTCGGCGGGATGGCGCTCGCCGTCATCACCCGGGTGGCGGATCGCAACATCGGCCCGTCGCCGCGCTTCCTGCTGAAGATGGACAGCGGCGTGGCGACCACGCTGCTGTCCACCATCGCCGGCGCGACCATCACCACTGCGGGAGTCATCTTCTCGCTGACCATCGTCAGCCTGCAGCTGGCGAGTTCGCAGCTCTCACCCCGCGTGATGCGGTGGTTCATCCGGGACCGGCTCAGCCAGGTTGTCATCGGCCTGCTGGTCGCGTCGTTCGTGTACTGCGTGCTGAGCCTGCCTGATCTCGATGGATCGTCGCCCGTCCCCGCGCCGCCGCTGACGGTGACGGTCGCGGTCGTGCTGACGATCGCCACTGTCATCACGATCATCGCCCACGTCGACCACCTGGCCCACCGGCTGGAGGTCGGGCAGGTGGTGCGGGAGATCGCGGCCGAGGGCTCGATGGTGATCGACGCCGTCGCGGCCGCCGCCGCTCACGAGCGACCCGCCCACGAGGCGGACATGGACGTTCCCCCGGATGCATTGCGACTGACCTCGCCCGGCAATGGCTGGGTCAGTCAGGTCAACCCCCAGCGGCTGCTGGCTGCCATCCCGGCCGGCACCACAATCCGGTTGGACACCCGCGTCGGTGCCTACATCCACCTGGGCCAGCCACTGGTCACCATCTGGCCGGTGCCGGCCAATCCGGATCGGGTGCGGGACAAGCTGTCCCGGGCCGTCGTCGTCAGTGACAGTCGCACCATGCAGGAAGACGTCGACTTCGCCTTCCGTCAGCTGGTCGATATAGGGCTGCGTGCGCTCAGCTCGGCGATCAACGACCCGACCACCGCAGTGGAGGCCACGCTGCGGGTGGGTAGCCTGCTGCGCCGCGTGCTGACGGTACCGCCGCGACCGCGGGCGGTGGCCGGACCGGACGGGCGAATACTGTTGCGGCCCTGGGATCTCGACCCCAAGGAATACATCGGGCACGGTTTCGATCAACTTCGCCAGGTTGCGCCCAGTCAGCCCATGGTGGCGGCGGCGATCCTGCGGGTACTGCGGATGCTGGTCGCTCACGTCAAGGAATACGGCCGGCCCGAGCACCTGCCCGCCCTGCGAGAACAGACCGACCTGCTTCTGGAATCGCTGGAGATGGCGCCGGATCTGCATCCCCGTGATCTGGCCCGGCTCAAGGCGATCGCCGCCGACACCACCGATCCGGCCGACCACAGCCGCCGGCGGGCGACCCCGTAG
- a CDS encoding glutathione peroxidase produces MSLAEIPLTTLDGRSTSLADYADRAVLVVNVASKCGLTPQYGALEKLAQDYGDRGLTVLGVPCNQFMGQEPGTAEEIATFCSTTYGVTFPLLAKTDVNGADRHPLYAELTQTADAEGAAGDVQWNFEKFLLAPGATVVNRFRPTTVPDAPEVIAAIEAVLPG; encoded by the coding sequence ATGAGCCTCGCCGAAATCCCGCTGACCACCCTTGACGGCCGTTCCACCTCGCTGGCCGATTACGCCGACCGCGCGGTGCTCGTGGTCAATGTCGCGTCCAAATGCGGACTCACCCCGCAGTACGGCGCGCTGGAGAAGCTCGCGCAGGACTACGGCGATCGCGGCCTGACCGTGCTGGGCGTGCCCTGCAACCAGTTCATGGGCCAGGAGCCCGGAACGGCCGAGGAGATCGCGACCTTCTGCTCGACCACCTACGGGGTGACCTTCCCGTTGCTGGCCAAGACCGACGTCAACGGTGCGGACCGCCACCCGCTGTATGCCGAGCTGACCCAGACCGCCGACGCCGAGGGCGCCGCCGGTGACGTGCAGTGGAATTTCGAGAAGTTCCTGCTCGCCCCAGGGGCCACTGTCGTCAACCGCTTCCGGCCCACTACGGTGCCGGACGCACCTGAGGTGATCGCCGCCATCGAAGCCGTCCTGCCTGGCTGA
- a CDS encoding S9 family peptidase, whose translation MTDVSLTPPGPPSAKRVDSTRTHHGDVFVDSYEWLRDKSDPAVIAHLEAENAYTDAATAHLEPLRQAIFDEIKARTKETDLSVPARRGDWWYYARTFEGKQYGVHCRCPINGPDDWDPPQLDETTEIPSEQVLLDQNAEAEGHDFFALGAASVSPDSHILAYSVDVVGDERYTLRFKDLRTSELLPDEIAGIGAGVTWATDNQTVYYTTVDEAWRPDTVWRHRIGVSAESSEQVYHEADERFWLSVGRTRSDAYVLIAAGSSITTEVRYADAADSHAEFTVVLPRREGVEYAVEHAIIGGQDQFLMLHNDGAVNFTLVQVPVAKAGDPAAQQTLIAGRDDVRLDGVDAFAHHLVVGYRAEGLPRIQLWPIGPDGELQSPQEITFDTELTSSGLATNPNWDAPKLRVGATSFITPVRVYDIDLATGERTLLREQPVLGEYRSTDYVEYRDWAYAEDGTRIPVSIVHRAGIELPAPTLLYGYGAYEACEDPQFSIARLSLLDRGMVFAVAHVRGGGEMGRLWYERGKLLEKKNSFTDFVAVGRHLIDAGVCRPGHLVAMGGSAGGLLMGAVTNLAPDLFAGVVAQVPFVDPLTTILDPSLPLTVIEWDEWGNPLDDKDVYFYMKSYSPYENIARREYPPILAMTSLNDTRVYYVEPAKWVAALRHTKTDANPVLLKTEMNAGHGGISGRYERWKEIAFSYAWLLAVVGCG comes from the coding sequence ATGACCGACGTGTCACTGACCCCTCCAGGACCACCCTCAGCCAAGCGAGTAGACAGCACCCGCACTCATCACGGGGATGTCTTCGTCGACTCCTATGAGTGGCTGCGTGACAAGTCCGATCCCGCTGTCATCGCTCACTTGGAAGCCGAGAACGCCTACACCGACGCCGCCACGGCGCACCTGGAACCCTTGCGTCAGGCCATTTTCGACGAGATCAAGGCCCGCACCAAGGAGACCGACCTGTCGGTACCCGCGCGTCGCGGCGACTGGTGGTACTACGCGCGCACCTTCGAAGGAAAGCAGTACGGCGTCCACTGCCGTTGCCCGATCAACGGTCCCGATGACTGGGATCCACCGCAGCTCGACGAGACCACCGAGATCCCCAGCGAGCAGGTGCTGCTCGACCAGAACGCCGAGGCCGAAGGGCACGACTTCTTCGCGCTCGGTGCCGCCAGCGTCAGCCCGGACAGTCACATCCTGGCCTACTCCGTCGACGTCGTCGGCGACGAGCGGTACACCCTGCGGTTCAAGGATCTTCGCACCAGTGAGCTGCTTCCCGACGAGATCGCCGGGATCGGCGCCGGGGTGACCTGGGCGACCGACAATCAGACTGTCTACTACACGACCGTCGACGAGGCCTGGCGACCGGATACCGTGTGGCGCCACCGAATCGGGGTGTCGGCAGAGTCTTCCGAGCAGGTCTACCACGAGGCCGACGAACGATTCTGGTTGTCGGTGGGACGCACCCGCAGTGACGCCTACGTGTTGATCGCGGCCGGCTCGTCGATCACCACCGAGGTGCGCTACGCCGACGCGGCCGACTCGCACGCTGAGTTCACCGTGGTGCTGCCTCGCCGCGAAGGCGTCGAGTACGCCGTAGAGCACGCGATCATCGGCGGCCAGGACCAATTCCTGATGCTGCACAACGACGGTGCGGTCAACTTCACGTTGGTGCAAGTGCCGGTAGCCAAGGCGGGCGATCCGGCCGCGCAGCAAACCCTGATCGCCGGACGCGACGACGTGCGGCTCGACGGGGTGGATGCCTTCGCCCACCATCTGGTGGTCGGGTACCGCGCCGAGGGTCTGCCCCGCATCCAGCTGTGGCCGATCGGCCCCGACGGTGAACTCCAATCGCCGCAGGAGATCACCTTCGACACCGAGCTGACGTCGTCGGGTCTGGCCACCAACCCGAACTGGGACGCCCCGAAACTGCGGGTCGGTGCGACGTCGTTCATCACCCCGGTGCGGGTCTACGACATCGACCTTGCGACCGGTGAACGCACACTGCTGCGCGAACAACCGGTGCTGGGCGAATACCGCAGCACCGACTACGTCGAATACCGCGACTGGGCCTACGCCGAGGACGGCACCCGGATCCCGGTGTCGATCGTGCACCGGGCCGGTATCGAACTCCCGGCTCCCACACTGCTTTACGGCTACGGGGCCTACGAGGCGTGCGAAGACCCGCAGTTCTCGATCGCACGGTTGTCGCTGCTGGACCGGGGGATGGTGTTCGCCGTAGCCCACGTTCGCGGCGGCGGCGAGATGGGCCGGCTGTGGTACGAGCGCGGCAAGCTGCTGGAGAAGAAGAACAGCTTCACCGACTTCGTCGCCGTGGGACGTCACCTGATCGATGCGGGGGTCTGCCGACCCGGACATCTGGTGGCGATGGGCGGCAGCGCCGGCGGCCTGCTGATGGGGGCGGTGACGAACCTGGCGCCGGACCTGTTCGCCGGGGTGGTGGCGCAGGTGCCGTTCGTCGACCCGCTGACCACCATCTTGGACCCGTCGCTGCCGCTGACCGTCATCGAATGGGACGAGTGGGGAAACCCGTTGGACGACAAGGACGTCTACTTCTACATGAAGTCCTACTCGCCATACGAGAACATCGCCCGCCGGGAATACCCGCCGATCCTGGCGATGACCTCCCTGAACGACACCCGGGTGTACTACGTCGAGCCGGCGAAGTGGGTCGCGGCGCTGCGGCACACCAAGACCGACGCCAACCCGGTGTTGCTGAAAACCGAGATGAACGCCGGCCACGGCGGGATCTCCGGGCGCTACGAACGCTGGAAAGAGATCGCCTTCTCCTACGCCTGGCTGCTGGCGGTTGTCGGCTGCGGGTAA
- a CDS encoding phosphoribosylaminoimidazolesuccinocarboxamide synthase: MSRPALSDYQHLASGKVRELYRIDEQHLLFVATDRISAFDYILDSEIPDKGRILTAMSVFFFDLVDAPNHLAGPPDDPRIPDEVLGRALVVRQLKMMPVECVARGYLTGSGLLDYQSNGAVCGIPLPPGLVEASKFLNPLFTPATKADIGEHDENISFAQVIDLVGPVRAGQLRDRTLATYVQAADHALTKGIIIADTKFEFGVDEHDNLVLADEVFTPDSSRYWPADHYRAGVVQDSFDKQYVRNWLTGPESGWDRSGDQPPPALPDDIIAATRARYIEAYERISGLSFDDWVGPGA, from the coding sequence ATGTCGCGACCCGCGCTCTCCGATTACCAGCACCTGGCCAGCGGCAAAGTCCGCGAACTCTACCGGATCGATGAGCAGCATCTGCTGTTCGTCGCTACCGACCGGATCTCGGCGTTCGACTACATCCTCGACAGCGAGATCCCGGACAAGGGCCGCATCCTGACCGCGATGAGTGTCTTCTTCTTCGACCTCGTCGATGCCCCCAATCACCTGGCCGGGCCGCCCGACGACCCGCGCATCCCCGACGAGGTGCTCGGCCGCGCGCTGGTGGTGCGCCAGCTGAAGATGATGCCGGTGGAGTGTGTGGCGCGCGGCTACCTGACCGGCTCGGGCCTGCTGGACTACCAGAGCAATGGTGCCGTCTGTGGCATCCCCTTGCCGCCCGGATTGGTGGAAGCCAGCAAGTTCCTCAACCCGCTGTTCACTCCGGCGACCAAGGCCGACATCGGTGAGCACGACGAGAACATCTCGTTCGCGCAGGTGATCGACCTGGTAGGGCCGGTACGCGCCGGCCAGCTGCGCGACCGCACCCTGGCGACCTATGTGCAGGCGGCCGACCACGCGCTGACCAAGGGAATCATCATCGCCGACACCAAGTTCGAGTTCGGCGTCGACGAACATGACAACCTGGTGCTGGCCGACGAGGTCTTCACTCCCGACTCGTCGCGGTACTGGCCGGCCGACCACTACCGGGCCGGGGTCGTGCAGGACAGCTTCGACAAGCAGTACGTCCGCAACTGGCTCACCGGCCCGGAATCCGGTTGGGACCGCTCTGGAGATCAGCCGCCCCCGGCGCTGCCGGACGACATCATCGCCGCGACTCGCGCCCGTTACATCGAGGCCTACGAACGCATTTCAGGTCTGTCCTTTGACGACTGGGTCGGCCCCGGAGCATGA